GCCCCTCGCGCAGCGCCGCGAGGAGGTTGTCGCGCATCTCGACGCGCAGGGTCTTGAGCTGGTGCCCCGAGGCCCTCAGCTCACCGAGGGTGGCCGGAACGGGAGGGTGGGTGCGCGGGGAGTCCGCGGAGGAGACCGTCACGTCCCCACGCTAGCCCCGGACACCCAACCCGGGCAGGCTCAGTCGCCCTCCGGGACGACCATGACCGCGCCGTGCGCGTGCTCGAGGAAGGTGCGGCTCACCGAGCCCAGCAGCGCCGCCGCCACGGGGTTGCGGCGGTGGTTGCCCACCACCACCAGGTCGGCGTCGTGCGCGACCCTCAGCAGCTCGGACTCCACGTGGCCGAAGATCGTGCGGACGTGGACGTCCACGTCCGGGTACTTCTCCGCGAGCCCGGACACGGCCTCCGCGACCACGAGCCGGGCCTCCTCCTCCGCCTGCTGCCGCAGCTCCGCCGTCACCGCACCCCCGGCAGCGATGCGGGCGTCGAAGGTGCAGTGCAGGACGGTCAGGGGCAGCCCGCGGACCGCGGCAGCGTCGTAGGCCGCCTCCAGCGGCGGCCGGCAGCCCTCCTCGCCGTCCACGGCGACCAGCACCCCTTGCCCCTCACCGGGAGCCGGACCGCCGGGGCGGACCACGACGACCGGTCCGGTGGCGTGGCCGGCGACCGCGCTGCTCACCGAGCCCAGCAGCAGCGAGCTGATCGGACCCCGTCCGCGCGAGCCCACGACCGTGACCTCGGCGTGGGCCGCCAGACCGGCCAGCAGGGCCCGGGCGTCCGCGTGCCGGACGACCGGCAGCACCTCGACCTCGGGCGCGCGCTCGGAGACCCGCTGCGCCGCGGTCGCGACGACCTCGGCGGCCGCCGCCCTGATCTCCGCCTGCAGGGTCACCGGGTCGGCGCCGACCTGGTCGAGCCAGACCGACGGCACGCTGTCCCACCCGTGCACCAGCGCCAGGGTGCGGTGGGTGAGACGTGCGTGCTCGCTCGCCCAGTCGAGGGCGGCGTCCGCTCCCTCGGAGCCGTCCACCCCGACGACGACGCAACCGGCAGGGACAGGGGTCATGGTCTCGGTCATGGCACCAGTCTTTACCTCTCGCCCGCAGAAGCCCACGGACCTTGGTCCCCGGTCGACGGGCCGGAGGGACCGACGAGCCCCGGGTGGGCGGCCCCGCCCCCACTAGGCTGCGCACCGTGACCTCGACGCTGGGAGTGCTGTGCGCGCTCCTGGTCGTGGCCCTGGTCGTGGCCGTCACCACGGTGGCGCGGCTCCGCCGCCACCTGGCGCTCTCCGAGGCGATGGTGCGCCAGCTCGAGGAGGACCTCGACGCCGCCCTGCGACCGCGTCCCCCGGTCTCCTCGGCCGAGCGGGCCATGCGCGCCCTGGTCGGCACGGCCGCGCGGGTCCGCGAGCGAGGTGTCGCCGGGATGCTCAGCGCCTCGCTGGACGACCTTGCGACCTGGGCGTCGGACGAGCAGTCCGACATCCTCCAGGTCGCCGCTCCCGACGGCACCGTCACGCTGCTGTTCTCCGACATCGAGGACTCTACCGCCCTCAACGACCGCCTCGGCGACAAGGCGTGGGTGCGCGTGCTGGCCTCCCACGACGCGCTCGTGCGCGCGATGGTCGACAAGCGCCGCGGCCGGGTCGTGAAGACCGCCGGCGACAGCTTCATGGTCGCCTTCCGCGAGCCCGTGGCCGCGGTGCTCGCCGCCCGCGGGATCCAGCGGGCCCTCGCCCGCACGCTCGACCCGCGCCTGCGGCTGACGCCCGTCCGGGTGCGCATCGGGATCCACACCGGGACCGTCATCAGCCGCGACGGCGACTACTTCGGTCGCAACGTCGCGATGGCCGCCCGGGTGGCGGCCCTGGCCGACGGCGGCGAGGTGCTGGTCACGCAGGCGGTCCGCGACGAGGCCGCTGACTCCGAGGACCGGCGGATGCGCTTCGAGGAGGCCGGCACGGTCGAGCTGAAGGGGCTTCCGGGCGAGCACGACCTGTGGCGGCTGGTGGTGGAGACGTGACCGGCCCCCTGGGACGACCGACCACGTGCCCGTGCGGGTCCGCGGCGTCGTACGACTCCTGCTGCGGGCCGCTGCACCGCGGCGCCCGGCAGGCGGGGACGGCGGTGGAGCTGATGCGAAGCCGCTACTCCGCGTTCGTGCTCGGCGAGGTCGACCACCTCTTCCGCACCTGGCACCCCCGCACCCGTCCCGCCGGGCTCGTCGAGGACGGCCTCGACACCAGCCGCACCTGGACCGGCCTGGAGGTGCTGGGCCACGGCGAGGACTGGGTGGACTTCGACGCGCACTACACCGTCGACGGGGTCGCGGGGGTCCAGCACGAGCGCAGCCGCTTCGAGCAGCGCGCGGGCCGCTGGGTCTACGTCGACGCGCTGGACTGACGTCCGAGGTCCCCCCGGGCGGGGACCTTCGTCCCTCCTGTCACGCCCGGGCTTCACGGAGCATGGTCGAAGGCCCCGACCCAGGAAGTGACGACGTGCTCGAACCCGTGGAGCTCTCCCTCTCCGAGGCGGAGACGCTGCTGCGATCCGGTGTGACCGGACGCGTGGCCGTCTCCACCCCCCAGGGACCGCACATCCTTCCGGTGAACTACTCGGTCGTGGGTGAGCACGTGGTCATCCGCACCTCGCCGTACTCCATCCTCGGCACGCACGCCCACCGCACCACCGTCGCGTTCGAGACCGACACCTTCGACCACGAGCGGCAGCGCGGCTGGAGCGTGCTGGTGCGGGGCCGCGCCGAGGTCATCAACGACGCCGCGACGCTGGAGTCCATCCACCGCATCTGGCCGCCGCGGCCGTGGGCCTCCGGGCAGCGCAACCTGCACATCGGCATCAGGCTCGACGAGGTCACGGGTCGTCGCCTGGGCAGCGGCTGGGACCCGGTCCGCGAGGCGACGGTCCGACGGATCGTGTGACCCGTGTCGCAGACTGGGGTCGTGCCCTTCCGCCGACCTGAGCTCTCCGACTCCGCCCAGGCGCTGCTGGACGCCGTCGTCGCGATCTCCAGCGACCTCGACCTCGGCAGCGTGCTCACCCGCATCGTCGAGGCCGCCTGCCAGCTGACCGACGCACAGTACGGCGCCGTCGGTGTCATCGGCGCGGACGGCAACCTGGCGGAGTTCATCACCCACGGGCTGGACCCCCACGAGCGCGAGCAGATCGGCTCGCCGCCGCACGGGCGGGGCATCCTGCGGCTGCTCATCGACCACCCGGAGCCGCTGCGGCTGGAGGACCTCTCCCAGCACCCGGAGAGCTACGGCTTCCCGCCCAACCACCCGCCGATGCGCTCCTTCCTCGGGGTGCCGGTGCGCATCCGGGGCACGGTCTTCGGCAACCTCTACCTCACCGAGAAGGCGCACGGGCAGTTCGACGAGGACGACACCCGGCTGGTGGAGGCACTGGCCTCGGCGGCCGGCTTCGTCATCGAGAACGCCCGCGCCTACACCCTCAGCGAGCGGCGCCGGCAGTGGCTGCAGGCCACCGCGGACCTCGTCGAGGACCTGCAGCCGCCGCTCGACACCGGGGTGGCACTGCAGCGCATCGCCCACTCCGCCCTCGCCGTCGCCCGTGCGCGGTGCACCGCGATCGTGCGCACCGCCGGAGACCCCGAGGCCGCCTCGGACGCGGCGGTCCTCGCCGCCGCGACCACGGACGTCGACTCGCTGCGCGACCAGGTCGCCGTCCTGCTGCGAGGGCTGGGCGGGGCCGTGCACGAGCCGGTCGACGTCGACGACGGCGCCGTGCGTGCCCTGGTGGTGCCCCTGCGGGCGCACCTGACCGACCCGACCGCCCTGATCACCTTCTTCGCCGACGAGCACAACGCACTCGAGGTCGAGGAGCGCGAGCTGCTGATCTCCTTCGCCGACCAGGCCGCGCTCGCACTCGACCGCGCCCAGGCCGTCGCCGACCGTGCCGAGCTCGCGGTCATCTCCGACCGCGAACGCATCGCCCGCGACCTGCACGACACCGTGATCCAACGTCTCTTCGCCACCGGGCTCACGCTTCAGGCGGTGTCGTCAGGGGTCTCCGACCCCGGCGTGGCCGCCCGCGTCGCCCGCGCGGTCGACGACCTGGACCAGGTGGTCCGCGACATCCGCGGCACCATCTTCGAGCTGCGCCACACCGGGGGCGAGTCGCTGCAGGCGCAGGTGCGGGACCTGGTGCGCGAGTACGCGCGGTTCCTGGGCTGGGCGCCGGTCGTGCGGGTCGAGGGCCCGGTCGACACCGCCGTACGCCCCGAGGTGGCCGAGCACTTCGTCCCCGTGCTGCGCGAGGCCCTGTCGAACCTCTCCCGCCACGCCGAGGCCCGAGCGGCCTGGGTGCGGGTCGCGATCGACGGCGGCGAGCTGGTGCTCGAGGTCTCCGACGACGGCGTGGGCCCCACCCAGGGCGCGTCGCACAGCGGGCTGCGCAACGCCCGCGGCCGCGCCGCCGGGCTGGGCGGCACCTCGGCCCTCACCCGCCGCGAGGGCGGGGGCTCGGTGTTCAGCTGGCGGGTCCCGGTCTGAGCTTTCCGGCCGTGCGCGGGTGACGGCTCGGCGAGGGGTCAGCGGGGGCGGCCGTCGGGGCCGAGCAGCTTGGAGGCGAGGACGGCGGCCTGGGTGCGCCGCTCGAGGCCGAGCTTGGCCAGGATGCTGGAGACGTAGTTCTTGACCGTCTTCTCGGCCAGGAACATCCGTTCGCCGATCTGCCGGTTGGTCAGACCCTCGGCGATCAGGGCCAGCAGCTTGAGCTCCTGCTCGGTGAGGTCCGCGAGCTCGGGAGCCGTGGCCGGGCCGTTGCGCACCCGCTCGAGCACCCGTGCGGTCAGGGTCGGGTCGATGAGGGAGTTGCCGTCGGCCACCTGACGGATCGCCG
This genomic window from Nocardioides marinus contains:
- a CDS encoding YchJ family protein; amino-acid sequence: MTGPLGRPTTCPCGSAASYDSCCGPLHRGARQAGTAVELMRSRYSAFVLGEVDHLFRTWHPRTRPAGLVEDGLDTSRTWTGLEVLGHGEDWVDFDAHYTVDGVAGVQHERSRFEQRAGRWVYVDALD
- a CDS encoding universal stress protein, giving the protein MTETMTPVPAGCVVVGVDGSEGADAALDWASEHARLTHRTLALVHGWDSVPSVWLDQVGADPVTLQAEIRAAAAEVVATAAQRVSERAPEVEVLPVVRHADARALLAGLAAHAEVTVVGSRGRGPISSLLLGSVSSAVAGHATGPVVVVRPGGPAPGEGQGVLVAVDGEEGCRPPLEAAYDAAAVRGLPLTVLHCTFDARIAAGGAVTAELRQQAEEEARLVVAEAVSGLAEKYPDVDVHVRTIFGHVESELLRVAHDADLVVVGNHRRNPVAAALLGSVSRTFLEHAHGAVMVVPEGD
- a CDS encoding pyridoxamine 5'-phosphate oxidase family protein, producing the protein MLEPVELSLSEAETLLRSGVTGRVAVSTPQGPHILPVNYSVVGEHVVIRTSPYSILGTHAHRTTVAFETDTFDHERQRGWSVLVRGRAEVINDAATLESIHRIWPPRPWASGQRNLHIGIRLDEVTGRRLGSGWDPVREATVRRIV
- a CDS encoding adenylate/guanylate cyclase domain-containing protein — protein: MTSTLGVLCALLVVALVVAVTTVARLRRHLALSEAMVRQLEEDLDAALRPRPPVSSAERAMRALVGTAARVRERGVAGMLSASLDDLATWASDEQSDILQVAAPDGTVTLLFSDIEDSTALNDRLGDKAWVRVLASHDALVRAMVDKRRGRVVKTAGDSFMVAFREPVAAVLAARGIQRALARTLDPRLRLTPVRVRIGIHTGTVISRDGDYFGRNVAMAARVAALADGGEVLVTQAVRDEAADSEDRRMRFEEAGTVELKGLPGEHDLWRLVVET
- a CDS encoding GAF domain-containing protein, whose product is MPFRRPELSDSAQALLDAVVAISSDLDLGSVLTRIVEAACQLTDAQYGAVGVIGADGNLAEFITHGLDPHEREQIGSPPHGRGILRLLIDHPEPLRLEDLSQHPESYGFPPNHPPMRSFLGVPVRIRGTVFGNLYLTEKAHGQFDEDDTRLVEALASAAGFVIENARAYTLSERRRQWLQATADLVEDLQPPLDTGVALQRIAHSALAVARARCTAIVRTAGDPEAASDAAVLAAATTDVDSLRDQVAVLLRGLGGAVHEPVDVDDGAVRALVVPLRAHLTDPTALITFFADEHNALEVEERELLISFADQAALALDRAQAVADRAELAVISDRERIARDLHDTVIQRLFATGLTLQAVSSGVSDPGVAARVARAVDDLDQVVRDIRGTIFELRHTGGESLQAQVRDLVREYARFLGWAPVVRVEGPVDTAVRPEVAEHFVPVLREALSNLSRHAEARAAWVRVAIDGGELVLEVSDDGVGPTQGASHSGLRNARGRAAGLGGTSALTRREGGGSVFSWRVPV